One Mus pahari chromosome 10, PAHARI_EIJ_v1.1, whole genome shotgun sequence genomic window, ccctctttttctctgtgaaaCAGGGCCTCACTGCATAGAACTCTGtacatagaccaggatggccttagaCTCAGataaatctgtctgcctctgcctctgtctccggagtgctggaatgaaagttTTTTTGTACCATCATCCCTGGCTTCCCCTGTTTCCTTCAAAAGAGTTTTCACTTGAACTTACTAGAAAGCCAAGGCTACTTTCCAAACCATCattgctttgttcttgttttgatatttttctcattaattaattaattaattcattcattcactttaagTCTTGTtacagccccctccctcccttctctactCCTAGTcctcccccacacctcctcctccataCCCCCTCCCCATGGGTTCCAACCACCTTGGCACAGGGAGCCTCCTCCTCCACTGAGGCCTGACCTGTCAGTCCAGCCAGGGCAAAGGGatgcaaaggcaggcaacagagtctgagacagcccctgctccagttgttacgggacccacaggaagaccaagctgcacatctgctatacaTGTTCAGGGGACCTAGATCCAGcctatgcatgctctttggttgcgTGGCTGTTTCTGTGagcatgggcccaggttagttgactctgtaggtcttcctgtggtaTTCTTGACATtttgatcttttttgttttttgttttttggtttttcgagacagggtttctctgtgtagccctggctatcctggaactcactctgtagactaggctggcctcaaactcagtaattcgtctgcctctgtttccaaagagctgggattaaaggcctgtgccaccactacccaactaatttttttttttaagattacatttttgcctttttaaagacATTATCTCTCTATGTTgctctggttgtcttggaactcactatgtagaccaggctggcctcaaactcacagggattcaCCTGCCTTACCTTTGGAGTGTGGGGAGTAAagacgtgtaccaccacacccaactaaaagtgttaaaaattatattactttATGCCTATGGGTGTTAGCCTGCAGGGGTGCCtatgtaccatatgtgtgtgccatgtgtatgccgggtgcccacagaagccagcagaagACATCAGGTTCCttggaatgggagttacaggtggttacgAATTACCATgtggtgctaagaaccaaacccaggtcccctggaagagcagccagtgctcttaagtgctgagccgtctctctccTGTAcccagattaaaacaaaaaaacaaaacacttatttTGTTAATAATTTATCTTTATGTGGGTCTGTCCGTGTGGGGGTCTGTGGATGTGAGTCCAGGTCCCTTCTAAAGCTAAAAGAGGCATCAGCTCCTGTGGGTCTGGAGCAACAGGGGGCTGTGAGCAGCTCGCTGTGAGAGCAGAGCTCAGGTCCTCTATATAAGGACATAAGTATTATGTCttattaactgctgagcatctctccagttcccctaaacaagggtgtgtatgtgtgtgtgtgtgtgtgtgtgtgtgtgtgtgtgtgtgactatgtagccctgactggcctggaacttgctatgtagaccgaGAGAATCTCCAGCTTacacagacccacctgcctctgctctctgagtgctgggattaagaccCTGAGCTAGCGCACCAGCCCTTGGCTGCCACTGCTGCTCTGGAGGTGATGAGTCTCCTTTGCCTCACCCTAATCCTAGCCACAATCATGTCCGAGCTTTGAGAGCTTCCGTAAGTCCTCATTACCTTCTCCTGGTGTTTGGTCCTATCTGCTGTCTTCTACCatcttttgtttctctgcttcGCTGAGCTCCTGTGCCCACAGTTCCAAGTGCTCAGCCAACTCTTATGCACTCTATCATCTGTCAGATGAACATCTGTCTCACATGCCCTGGCACTAGGTGTCATCAAAGaggcatgcctataatcctagcactcagaggcaggaaggtggtgagttcaaagccagcctaggctatccaataagacagaccctgtctcataaaacaagtAAGCAAAAACTCCTTGTTGATCATAACCTGTCCCAGTAACGTTTTCCATATCCTTCAGCCTCTGTCTAACACCATGGGTTGGATCCACTAATCCCCTCTGAGATCCCACAGCCCATGACAGGCTAGACCCTTACCTTGGAAGGGGGTCATCTTCCTACATGACTGATGTCTAGCACTGGGAACCCTACATGACTGATGTCTAGTATTAGGAACTTAATAAATGTGCAGGACACATGATGGCTGAGTTtcccccacagacccaaagaaggacAGCAGACCTGGTGCAAAGGTTTATTGCTGAGTCCGCAGCTAGCTAAGGAAGGGAGAGGTTGTGCCCTAGCCTTGTTGGACAGAAACATCTAGCCTCTTCCAGCAGCACTggctctggtcctcaggcttaaGCAAAGGTAGCAGAAgtggctgggggttgggggacatTGTCTCTAATGGTTTAGACCTGGTTTTCAGTTCTCCCTCCTAAGGAATGGGCCCTGAATCAGGAGGGACATTGCGATCACATGGAATCGCCTGTAACCTCACATGGGATATTCTTTGCCCATGGTTGATCAATAGGGGTTGGACTCTGCTCTGAGCCACCCCTCAGCATGGCTTAATTATTGGTCATAGCTTTGTCAATAATACCCTCCTTCGATATAGCATACCTTGATCAGCCAGCCCTGAGTATTGTGTGTGGGTGGATGAGGTGTGGTGTGGAAGTGTCCAAGGACAGAGGGGCAAGACCCAGAGGGAGAAGGGACTGGGAGAAACCTTGAGCCTGGTATTCGGGAATGGGTTTGGCTTGTGTCTCTCCCTGACACCTACGTCAAAGTCACTCACTTTTCTATGCGAGACTTCAAAAACCGGAGCTTGGACTTTGGAGTCCTCAGGCTACTGGGAGGGACAGTCACTGACCACTGGGTGGACATGTGTTGGACTTGTCATATGCAGGTAGCAGGCTGGACCGGCCTACTGCTTGAGGGAGGGATACCTCAAGCCCTTCGTGGAAATTGGGGAGGGAGGGCTGTTTGTGGAACCGGCATCTGCTGGTGAGCTGCTGCTGGTGGGGGTGGCAGAAAAGGCGGGTCACTAGGGTACTGCTGAGTCACTGTGAGTTCCAGCTGTCCCAAGTCCTGCGGTGtcctagctcaggctggctgctGTAGGTCCAAGAGGCCAGTGCAGCCAGGCGGTGAAAAGCAGGGTCGAGTTGGGTACTTGGGGGAGGGTCTGCACTGCAAGCCTCAGGCCTTTGGGTGTGTGGCTACAAGAGCAGCAGCTTGAGGGGACTATAGGGCTGCAGGGCTACAGCGTCTCAGGGCAAAAGACACACCTGAATTCAGGTACCtgtgaagagaagaggaaatggaatctCAGGCTCCTTGAACAGCAAAATAAATGGGAttgaggcgggggtgggggcagcccTGGAATCAGTCCATCTGGAGGTTGGGAAGGGATGAAAAGATGTCGAGCTAATGAATAGGGGGAGGGGCTTCTGATAATGGGTGGAACCTGAGAGCAGTGGGACGGGGCTTAGGGGTTGGCAACAGGGAATGCGGCAGTCAGTCTGAAGCAGTAAACCTAATGAGGAACTAGGGGCAGGATTAGCAGCGCCCTGAGCTTAAGGCGAAGGATGGAGGAAGGTCTGGCTAGCTAGGACCCCACCTCAGAAGAGCCCGCAGTCTTTGAGGttctccttgatgataatgtcgGTGACAGCGTCAAAGACAAACTTGACGTTCTGTGTGTCGGTAGCGCACGTCATGTGGGAATAGATCTCCTTCACATCACGTCGCATGTTAAGCTCCAGGAACTGCACTTTGATGTAGTTGCCGGCATCCTCGTAAGTGTTAGGTCCTGCGGCAGAGGGCAGCATTCGCTCTGCGCGGGAAGACCTTTTTCCCGCGGGAAGGAGCGCGCGGCGGGAATCGTGGGGCTGGGGCACCGCCTGGCGGCCGGGCCTAGGGATCTCACCATCGTAGTCGGGGAAGCAGATGCTGAGGTGTGCCTTTTTTATCTTCTCGGAGAAAACGTCCTTCTTGTTGAGGAAGAGCACGATGGACGTTGTGGCGAAGTAGCGATGATTGCAGATGCTGTTGAACAGGTGCAGGCTCTCGTGCATTCGGTTCTGGGGAGGGGAGCGGCTGTTGGGCACCAGGCTACGCAGGCAGCTGCCCCTGGGTCTCTGCCCTCCCGACACCAACCGCTCCCAGACAGCTTCTGTTTCGTGAGTCTCACTGGctcccaccccgcccccgcccgccccccacccccggctccaCCTCCCTTCTCAAACACTCAGGCCCAACTTGGCACTCACCACTTCGTCGTCCTCCACCAGTACCATGTCGTAAGCGCTCAGCGCAGCGATGAAAATGATGCACGTCACACCCTCAAAGCAGTGGATCCACTTTTTGCGCTCGGAACGCTGCCCGCCCACATCGAACATTCTGTCGGGTAGAGCCGGGTCCAGATTTAGACCGGTGTGTCTGGTCTCCTGGATATGCCCACTGGCACCCCCTGTCCTCCTAAGCTGGCTGGAGAGCCCTCATCGCGCTTGGCATCTGAAATGACCAGCCTTTCTTCCGGCAAGGGTAGGACCTTCACTCACTGACGTTCCAGTGAGGCCAGCTGAGCTCCTAGCGCAGGGGTCTTACCTGAAGTTGAGGTCCTTGAAGGAGAATTGAGTCTCAATAATGCCAGTGGTTTTGACACGAGAACGCAACACGTCCTGCTCAGTGGGCACATATCCTGGAGTCACCAGACGCTCTAGGTCTGAAAGATAGCTGAAGAAGACCACCCGGTATGAGTGGGTGAGTGGCGTGGGCGATCACACCCGCGGGGTCCTGCCTAcccacctcccctgccccccctgCATCCACACATGTACTCACTAGCCGGCAGAGTCATTGAGCTGGTATTCTGAGGCTCGGTCAAAGCAAGCTTGGATACCCGAGTCCTTCCACAAGCGTTGAATGATGTCTGACATCTCCTTGGGCATTGTGCCTTCCTCAATAGTATCCGCCATGTGCATGAGCTTCCGGGCATCATCCTGGTGGTAGGGCGGGGTAGTGGTTGTGAACCTGAGCCTAACCAGGTGCCATGAGCCTTCGAAGACTAACCACCAtcagcctgcctcctgcctcacctGCCGGGCTGAATCTCCATACTGAATGTTGAGTGTCGTCATAGCCCGAACGATAGCGAGGATGGACTGCAGAGTGTTGCCGTAGATGATGGCAATGAACTCGAGGCATTCCTCTAGCGAATACCCGTCCTGGTGGATAATCCTGCAGCCAAGACCAGCAAAGTCAGAGCCTCCTGGGGCCGTAGGGAAGGACAGGTTCTAATGTGCACGCACCCACCCACCACTAGGGGCCTTAGGATGGGCAGGGAACACTCACTTCATCTGTTTGACAATAGTGCTCTTCCCGGATTCACCGGCAcctgaaaggaaagctgtgcTTCAGAGCCGCATTGACCACCACTTCTTTGGATCAGAGCCCTGGGGTGCCAACTAGACCTCTAGATATACTTGCCCTCATCTCTATTCAAAATAAAGTCTTGAAGACCCTTGAAGGAAAATGGCTGTAAGTGACAAAAGGGACCTACATCAGTTAAGGGACCTCAACTGTGCCCAGTGGAAAGGAGGAGGCTTCCCAAAACTCTGTTGTAGAAAGTCTTTTGAAAGCCGCGAGACCAAAATAAGGAAGCCCTCTAGTGCCACCTTGTGGAGCTTTTCAGTACCGCATGCATAGGACTATCTGAATGGACCAGCCTCTGCTTTTCACCTGAAACTAGGGAGATGTCTCTGAGAGGCTCAGAGGGAATTAGCATCCTCAGATGGGGGAGAGGACAGAGCTGACATCCTTTCCGAGCCTGCACTCCTTAAGGGTGTTGGATACAATTAATGGGATTTCCGGCTTAGCTTTGGCCTTTCTCCTGGGGCTCTGGCTTAGTACCTCGGCTGCTCTTCTAAAGCAACCCTCTCTTCCCTTGGGTTAAGCAGTGGCAGTACCCGCATGTCCCCTCAGCACCCACGCGATCGTGAGATTGGCTTTATTTATCCCATGTAGACGTCGATatctttccacttcctttttttcttttgtgtagccctggctgtcctggaacgcactctgtagaccaggctagtctcagactcagagattcacttgcttgtgcctcccagtgctgggattgaaggcgtgcgccaccactgcctggcatcttTCCACTTTTTAAGGCTGTTTCACAGGTCTACTGATGACCAAGTTCTGGCACCCAGTGCCTTTGTGGACCTGGGTCATCCTAGAGTTATTCTCAGACCTTATTccgaagggagaaagaagagccaAGAAGACCTTGCTGAGCAGGCCTGGAAAACCCAAGGCTACAGCCTGAGGGCAAAATGTGCCTGAGCATTTATACAATGGTGTGTTTGAATGGTATACACTTCTGCAGAGAAGAGTGTCCccgggaactggagagatggctcagcagttaagagcactgactgcttttccagaggtcccgagttcaattctcagcaaccacatggtggctcacaaccatctgtaacgggatatgatgccttcttctgatgtgtctaagagagtgacagtgtactcacctacataaaataaatctttaaaaaaaaaaaaaagtgtccccAAGAAATTGTCTTGGGATACCTCACCTTGGGGATATGACATCATCATCTGTCAGGCCTTGTCTGGGAATGGCTCCCACCACACTGTCATTCTTCCTTCCCCTAAGGAATCCCTGCTTCAAGGAGAGGCTGTTTGCCTAGCCTAGCTGGCCGGCAGCTGTCCCCTCCCCAACACTGGCCCGCACCCCTACCCAGAAGCAGCAGCTTCACGGTCCGGGCATCCTTCTCAGCAtcctccttcagtttcttctccagctcTCTGGAGTGCTTCTCCTCGGCGCTGGCCCCAGCCCCCATGGTCCCAGCAGCAGGCAAAGGGACAGGGTAGGCAGCCTCCGGCCTCTTCAGACGACCTTCTGGCCCCAAAGCCAGCAATCAACTGGCTCTCCACAGACCTGCACAGGCCCTGGTGGGGTTGCTCAGTGGATTTGGGAGCTAAGGATGCCCGAGGCCCAATCAGAGACAAGGACAGGTGAAGCTCAGTCTCCTAGCCTTTTAATCAGGCTGGCAAGGCCCCAATCCTTCAACTGCTGACTTGGcacccctcttcccccctccagGTCTCCAGAAGAGATCCTAGAGAGTCCTTCCCTCCGTCCTATATACATTTATTTGGCAGAATTGAGGGAACAGACCCTTTAGTCCCAGGAGTGGAGGGACTGGGAGCGGGGCTGGCAGGAGAGTGTTGAAGGAGGTGTAGGCACAGAGGGCCTAACGCTTGCCCAGCTGTGGTCACCTCTCCTTATCCTGTAAGCTTCCATGAACTTGAAGGAAGGTGGTGCCCAAATCTCAGCCCCATTTTACCGATTAGAAGAGGATCACATAATTAGCAGTGGCTTAGAAAAGTGGGGTGTCTCTGGATCAGAGGGTACTGTGCCTCCGGGGAGCCCTGAGGGAATAGGCACCTATTTGCCTCCCACTCTGAACATGGTCTCTACATGTCCTCTGCTGGAGGATGGGTGAGTCTGCTATACACggcctgtgtgtgtctttctgttccTTACTAACATCGAGCGAAGTTAAGTGTACACACCCGATCCTGtatacctgcatgtatgtgcacctgcTAATAGTTAAGTGCATGTGCCCCCCTTACATACCTGTTTACATGATGATGAGTGTAGCCTGTGGATGTGCAGTGGTgccctgtgtgtgtatatactggGGATCAAGTCTAGGATGCCCGCATGCTGGGTATGTACTTCATTCAGTCCAGCATCCTCTGCCTGTCTCCGTGTAGGCACGGGGGTCTGTGTGCTCATTTTGCAGTGTTTTGTGTGAATTCACAGTGCCCTTGCCTAAGCATTTAGATGCACAACagtgtccctgtgtgtgcatacatgcttgCCTGTGCCAGCCCATGCACATTGTCTTAGTGTACATGTGCACTTGTGGCTAGATTCGGTGTTATCTTTGGCAAGCCTACTGTCGGATGTGAAGATCTAGTGCAGATTTGGGACTCCCCAGAGTACAGAAGGGTGAGTGGGGTCTCACTTGCTCTGCTTTTGTCTGATTTACTCATAATGTGGGTCCTGCATGGGGTACCACTCTGACCTGACAGCCTCTACTCAGGGGTTTGGAGACCTGCTCAGGCGTAGCAGCTGGTGGAGTATGGAGACTGCTGTGTGGAACATCTAGGCGCTAGAGATGGCTGTGCCCATACGATTGGAAACCTATCTCGGGCTCTCTCTATGGGTCTAGAGCCTCTTTTCCTAAACCAGACTCAACTCCGTGACAGACTACAAGGGGGTGCTAGAGTCCCAAGCTCTGAGTTGTCCCTAAAGTAGGAAGTAGATTCCCTGTCCTGACAATTTTGTCATTCATCCTGAGGAGGGCTCTGTTCAGGAGCAAGCATCATCTGTCACTTCAGCCCTTGGGCTCCACCCCAACTGCACAGTGTTAAGTGGAGCTTGAGCAGCAGGGGTCTCTGGAGCTTAGGAAATGCAGGAGCCCTGATTATTAAACCAAACCCTTCTTCTACACAAATGtgtgtttttcaagatagggtttctctggctgtcctagaagacactctgtagactgggctggcctcaaactcagagatccgcctgcctctgttaGCAGATGCACTGCCTTCAGGTCCCTGCCTGGCTTGAAATTTCTCAGCAGTTGTGGGCCTAACCCGCCTCCATTCCCGCTCCAATCACCAAGGAGAGAAACCAAAGTCTAGTCCCAGAGCCAGCATTTATTAGCAAGATGGAACCCAAGAGTGGCTGTGGCCTGGGTAGCAGAGGCTGcagggcacccccccccccatctacccAACTGCCTCCAGAGCTAGTTACACCCATTACCtgaggcagagggcagaagggAGCCTCGGGGATGCCAGGCAGGCCCTGGGCCTCCACCACGGCCAATGTATCCTCAGGGCTGGGGTTTCTTTTAAGCCATGCCTGCACCCAGCCCCACCCATGAGTAAAGGTGGCATAGGAAAAGCTAAGGAGGTAGAGTGGGCTGGACCTGCCAGGACAGGCaatgaagggagaagagaaggttCTGCCTCACCCTGACAGACTTCTCTTCTGTCCCCAATAAATAGGGAATAAATACCTGGGAAAGGTTGGCCTTGACTGGGCACCTCTGACCCAGGCAGGggcctgtctcctgggatggcccctttctccctcctccgaGTGCCCtgagccccccaccccagactcCACAGCGATCCTGGTGTCCACATCTATGCCAAGGCACAGATGACAAAGCGCATCAGCAAAGGCATGCGGTCCATGCCTTGACAAGCAGGGCTCCCTCCCTGTGTTTTGTAGATCTTGACAGCTCTTCAGCAAGGAGTCTCCATGGAGTCTGGGGACTGTGTGGTCTCGGGCTGGGCCTGGCAACTCCCTAGGCCGGGCTGGGCATTGCTCAGTCATGTGCCATTGCTGACCAACACGGGTCTAAGTTCCGGATAATGCTGCCACCGAGGCAGGCTATATACAACCCACCAATAAATACTGTCTTTGCAGGGGTAGGGTATGTATAgaatatagatatttttatatatatatatatcttttatattaaaaGGGATGAGGGGCTAGGCTGGTCCTATGCAGGCCTCCAGCAGCTGGCCTCATGTGTCCGGAGGGTGGTGGCGGCGGTTCCTCGGCTTTTTCTGGTCCTGGAGTTCAGAAGGCCTAAGTGCTCCTGGGGCCTCCCTGGGGCTGGGGGGCACATGGCGCCAGTAACCCTGGCAGTACTGATGGATGAGGCCCACTTCCGGCTGGGCTAGGAGCTGGGCCAGCTCCTGGTAAGGAGGCGTTGGAAGGCCTGTGCCAGGAGGTGGAGGGACGCTCACAGCCAGTGGGGGGAAGAGGGCAGCATGGACGGCGTCCCGGCCCAGTACATGCAGCTGCACCCGCGTGACGATGTGCTTGAAGTTGTTCTCAGTGGCCGTGCAGGAGTAGAGGCCGCGGTCACCAAGCTGCAGGGCGCGAAGCAACAGCCCCTGCTCTGTACGCAGGAAGCGGTCCTCTGCGCGAAtctgcaggggcagggggtggggctcAGGGGT contains:
- the Gnat1 gene encoding guanine nucleotide-binding protein G(t) subunit alpha-1 yields the protein MGAGASAEEKHSRELEKKLKEDAEKDARTVKLLLLGAGESGKSTIVKQMKIIHQDGYSLEECLEFIAIIYGNTLQSILAIVRAMTTLNIQYGDSARQDDARKLMHMADTIEEGTMPKEMSDIIQRLWKDSGIQACFDRASEYQLNDSAGYYLSDLERLVTPGYVPTEQDVLRSRVKTTGIIETQFSFKDLNFRMFDVGGQRSERKKWIHCFEGVTCIIFIAALSAYDMVLVEDDEVNRMHESLHLFNSICNHRYFATTSIVLFLNKKDVFSEKIKKAHLSICFPDYDGPNTYEDAGNYIKVQFLELNMRRDVKEIYSHMTCATDTQNVKFVFDAVTDIIIKENLKDCGLF